A stretch of DNA from Natrinema salaciae:
CCCGATCACCGGTTTCGTTGCCATCGTCGCTCTCGTTCCCGCCGGCGGTCTCGTTTCCACCACCCGCGGTCGGCTCGGTCTCCGACTCGTTGTCCGCAGGGTCGTCGCTCTCGTTCCCGCCGGCGGCCTCGTCGCTCTCGTTTCCGTCCCCGTACCCGCCGGCGGTCGTCTCGCCGGCGTCACCGGCCTGTGGTCCCAGCGACTCCGTTTCGCCGTCGGCCTCCGAACTGGCCGGCGAATCGGCCACGAACAGCCCCGGGCCGACGACCGCGACCATCAGCCCGAACGCCGCGAGGATGATCACGGTCGCCACGAGGACGGTCCCGACCGGCGACACGTCGGTCTCACCTGCCATCGAGTGTGCTCGCCACCCTCGGCGGCTTTGTTAAGCGCAGCCATTGCGGCCGTCGCGCTGCCTCGCCGGGCGTCGGCTCCGCGCGGCTCGAGTCACGGAGCCGGCACCGAACGGGGTGTAACTGCACCCTACTCGTCCGTTTCCGCTGCCCTGCTTACGACCGAAACGACTACTCCCTCGCGTCCGTACGGCCTGCTCATGAGCGGCTACGATATCGAGCGCTATCTCAACGTTCGCAGCGCCTACGGTGCCTCGTTCGGTCCCGACGGCGAACGGCTCTCGTTCCTGATGAACACGACCGGCACGCCACAGGTCTGGACCCTCGACGAACCCCGCGGCTGGCCCGAGCAGCGGACCTTCTACGACGAGCGAGTCACCTTCGCCTCGTGGTCACCCGAGCGTCCGGAGTTGATCTTCGGGATGGACGAAGGCGGTAACGAGCGCGCCCAGCTGTTCAGGCTCGACGCCGAGACCGGGGTGATTGAGGACGTAACGGCGATGCCCGGGGCCAAACACCGCTGGGGCGGCTGGAGCGACGACGGCGAGCGGTTCGCCTTCGCCTCGAACCGCCGCGACGAGTCCGTCTTCGACGTCTACGTGCAGGGTCGCGACGAGACCGGCGCGGACGCCGAACGCGTCGTCGAGGGCGACGGCTGGCTCTCGCTGTCCGGCTGGAGCCCCGACGACACACGGCTGCTGGTCTCGCAGGCGTACTCCAACTTCGATCAGGACCTGTACGTGCTCGACCTCGCGGCCGACGAGCGCGAACTCGAGCACGTCACGCCCCACGAGGGCGACGTCCGCTATCAGAGCGCGAGCTGGGCACCCGACGGCGAGGGACTCTACCTCGTTACGGACGAGGGCGAGGCCGACACCCTCTATCTGGCCTATCTCGACCTCGAGAGCGGCGATCTCGAGACCGTCATCGACGGGGACGGGTGGAACGTCGACGGGATCGCGCTGGACGACGAGACCGGCCGATTCGTCTGTTCGCGCAACGTCGACGGCTACACCGAACTGACCGTCGGGGCGTTCGACGGCGAGGAGCCGACCGCGTTCGAGACGTTTCCCGAGCCCGACCTGCCCGGCGGAATCTCCGGCGGCGTGAGTTTCGATCCCGACGCGGAGCGGTTCGCGCTCTCGACGACCGGCGACACCGTCAACACGAACGTCTTCGTCGTCGATCTCGAGACCGGCGAGGCGGACCAGTGGACGAGTGCGCCGACCGCGGGCATTCCCCGCGAGTCGTTCGCCGAGTCCGAACTCGTCCGCGTCGAGAGCGTCGGCGTTGACGGGCAGCGCCCGTCGGCCAGTGGGACTCCGGAGGAGTCCGACGCTGGGCTCGAGGTACCCGGCTTCCTGACCCTTCCCGACGACGCCGCAGCGGGCGATACGCCGGTCATCGTCGACATCCACGGCGGCCCAGAGAGCCAGCGCCGACCCTCGTTCTCGAGCGTCAAACAGTACTTCCTCGACCGGGGGTACGCCTACTTCGAGCCGAACGTTCGGGGCTCGTCGGGCTACGGTGCCGAGTACGCCGCCCTCGACGACGTCGAAAAGCGGATGGATTCGGTCGCCGACATCGAGGCCTGCGTCGAGTGGCTGCGGGACCACCGCGCGATCGATCCCGACCGGATCGCCGCCAAGGGCGGCTCCTACGGCGGGTTCATGGTGCTGGCTGCGCTGACCGAGTACCCCGATCTCTGGGCCGCCGGCGTCGACATCGTCGGCATCGCCAACTTCGTCACGTTCCTCGAAAACACGGGCGACTGGCGGCGCGAACTCCGGGAGGCGGAGTACGGCTCGCTCGCCGAGGACCGCGCGTTCCTCGAGGAGATCTCGCCGATCAACAACGTCGAGCGGATCGAGGCACCGCTGTTCGTCCTCCACGGGGAGAACGACCCACGCGTTCCGGTCGGCGAAGCGGAACAGATCGCCGACCGAGCGGCCGAACAGGGCGTTCCGGTCCGAAAGCTGATCTTCGACGACGAGGGCCACGGCTTCTCGAAACTCGAGAACCGCATCGAGGCCTACTCCGCGATCGCGGATTTCCTGGACGAGCACGTCTGAGAGGCCGATCTGACGGCCATAACTACGGTACAATAATTACAAAAACTATACATGACAGGGGTACAGAGGGGCAGCCATGGCCGCCATTCAAACGAACGGTCTCACCAAGCGGTACGGTGAGTCGGTCCTCGCTGTCGACGACCTCGATCTCACGGTCGAGAACGGGGAAATATTCGGCTTCCTGGGTCCCAACGGCGCCGGGAAGTCGACGACGATCAACATGTTGCTCGACTTCGTCAGACCGACGGAGGGAACTGCGACCGTACTCGGATACGATGCCCAGGACGAAACGGGAGAAATTCGAGAACGGATCGGCGTTCTTCCGGAAGGTGCGACCCTCTACGAGCGTCTGACCGCACGCGAACACATCGAGTGGGTCGCCGACACCAAGGACGCAGCCATCGACGTCGATGCGATCCTCGACCGCGTCGGCATCCTCGAGGACGCGGACCGAGCCGCCGGCGGGTTCTCGAAGGGGATGGCACAGCGACTGGGACTCGGAATGGCGTTGGTCGGCGATCCCGACCTACTGCTGTTAGACGAGCCCTCCTCCGGACTCGATCCGACGGGCATTCAGGACATGCGCGAGCTGCTGCGAGACGAGGCCGAGTCGGGAACGACCGTGTTCTTCTCGAGCCACATCCTGTCGGAGGTCGAAGCCGTCTGTGACCGCGTCGGCATCATGAACGAGGGTCACCTCGTCGCTCTGGACAGCATCGAGAACTTGCAGGACGAAGCAACCGGTGCAGTGACGATCGACGTGGAACTCGCCACGCCCGTGGATCCCGCCGTCCTCGACGTCGGCTCGATCTCGGGCGTGCAGCAGACCGACATCGACGGGGATACCGTCACAACCGTCTGCGATGACGCCACCGTGAAAGTCGACGTCGTCCGACATCTCGACGACCGGGCGACCGTGACGGATATCCTCTCGACGGACACCTCGCTCGAAGAACTGTTCAATCAGTATACGGGAAGCACGGACGGCGACGGCGCGGTCGAGTCACCGACCGATCCGGAGCGGGAACAGGAGGTGACCGTATGAGCGCCATTTCGGTCGCCAAACGGGACTTTCTGAACGTCCGACGGGCGAAGCTCGTCTGGATCCCCGCCGCACTGTACG
This window harbors:
- a CDS encoding S9 family peptidase, which codes for MSGYDIERYLNVRSAYGASFGPDGERLSFLMNTTGTPQVWTLDEPRGWPEQRTFYDERVTFASWSPERPELIFGMDEGGNERAQLFRLDAETGVIEDVTAMPGAKHRWGGWSDDGERFAFASNRRDESVFDVYVQGRDETGADAERVVEGDGWLSLSGWSPDDTRLLVSQAYSNFDQDLYVLDLAADERELEHVTPHEGDVRYQSASWAPDGEGLYLVTDEGEADTLYLAYLDLESGDLETVIDGDGWNVDGIALDDETGRFVCSRNVDGYTELTVGAFDGEEPTAFETFPEPDLPGGISGGVSFDPDAERFALSTTGDTVNTNVFVVDLETGEADQWTSAPTAGIPRESFAESELVRVESVGVDGQRPSASGTPEESDAGLEVPGFLTLPDDAAAGDTPVIVDIHGGPESQRRPSFSSVKQYFLDRGYAYFEPNVRGSSGYGAEYAALDDVEKRMDSVADIEACVEWLRDHRAIDPDRIAAKGGSYGGFMVLAALTEYPDLWAAGVDIVGIANFVTFLENTGDWRRELREAEYGSLAEDRAFLEEISPINNVERIEAPLFVLHGENDPRVPVGEAEQIADRAAEQGVPVRKLIFDDEGHGFSKLENRIEAYSAIADFLDEHV
- a CDS encoding ABC transporter ATP-binding protein, with protein sequence MAAIQTNGLTKRYGESVLAVDDLDLTVENGEIFGFLGPNGAGKSTTINMLLDFVRPTEGTATVLGYDAQDETGEIRERIGVLPEGATLYERLTAREHIEWVADTKDAAIDVDAILDRVGILEDADRAAGGFSKGMAQRLGLGMALVGDPDLLLLDEPSSGLDPTGIQDMRELLRDEAESGTTVFFSSHILSEVEAVCDRVGIMNEGHLVALDSIENLQDEATGAVTIDVELATPVDPAVLDVGSISGVQQTDIDGDTVTTVCDDATVKVDVVRHLDDRATVTDILSTDTSLEELFNQYTGSTDGDGAVESPTDPEREQEVTV